The proteins below are encoded in one region of Chitinophagales bacterium:
- a CDS encoding thymidine kinase has translation MFIEPYRKEYKTGWIEVICGCMFSGKTEELIRRLKRAKIANQKVEIFKPFTDTRYHETNVVSHDENYILSTPVSHSEQLLLLADEIEVIGIDEAQFFDLELPRVCDVFASRGIRVIVAGLDMDFTGKPFGPMPYLLARAEYATKVHAICMICGNLASYSFRKSTQKLQVLLGEKEMYEPRCRKCFLEGNKKAET, from the coding sequence ATGTTTATTGAACCTTATCGAAAAGAATATAAAACTGGTTGGATAGAAGTGATTTGCGGCTGTATGTTTTCAGGTAAAACAGAAGAGCTTATCCGCCGTTTGAAGCGCGCAAAAATTGCCAATCAAAAAGTGGAAATTTTTAAGCCATTTACTGATACGAGGTACCATGAAACCAATGTGGTATCTCATGATGAAAATTATATTCTTTCAACACCGGTATCTCATTCTGAGCAACTATTACTATTAGCGGATGAGATAGAAGTGATTGGAATTGATGAAGCACAATTTTTTGATCTTGAATTGCCCAGGGTGTGTGATGTTTTTGCCAGCCGTGGCATCCGGGTAATTGTTGCAGGGCTCGATATGGATTTCACAGGAAAACCTTTCGGACCGATGCCCTATCTTCTGGCGAGGGCGGAATATGCAACTAAAGTGCATGCAATATGTATGATTTGTGGAAATTTAGCTTCCTATTCTTTTCGTAAATCAACGCAAAAGTTACAGGTGCTTCTTGGTGAGAAAGAGATGTACGAACCAAGATGCAGGAAATGTTTTCTTGAAGGAAATAAAAAGGCTGAGACATAA
- a CDS encoding 3-deoxy-D-manno-octulosonic acid transferase, which produces MNLLALRAYSLGIFFYSGGILIASSWNKKAKQWVQGRKNQGKIITSLLNKDENRVWFHCASAGEFEQGRPVIEAYRKQFPLHKIILTFFSPSGYELFKNYKGADYIFYLPVDTPQRAKQFVLLLQPQLALFIKYEYWFNILYQLSAQKIPLLLVSGVFRKEHFFFKWYGRPFREILSCFNKIFVQDENSFLLLNEFGIANAEISGDTRLDRVWKIAESPVRIPMIEKFKGHEKVFVAGSTWEEDETILFPLIGNDEFWKWIIAPHEINYHHLRELKNRWGEKVIFFSEATDENINHKDFLIVDKIGLLSSVYQYANLAYVGGGFGKGIHNILEAAVYGIPVLFGPQYHKFTEAKELLLQGEVRSVQNDMEMNNAFTYYKQEKNAIKAISNKNYIAANKGATTKIMNYISQLETYKKYKAQIPLI; this is translated from the coding sequence ATGAATTTACTGGCATTGCGCGCTTACAGCTTGGGAATTTTTTTTTATTCAGGGGGAATCCTTATTGCTTCTTCATGGAATAAAAAAGCGAAACAATGGGTACAAGGCAGAAAAAATCAAGGCAAAATAATTACCAGCCTCTTAAATAAAGATGAAAACCGGGTATGGTTTCATTGTGCATCGGCAGGTGAATTTGAGCAGGGCCGGCCGGTAATAGAGGCATATAGAAAGCAATTTCCTTTACACAAGATTATTCTCACCTTCTTTTCTCCTTCGGGATACGAACTGTTTAAAAATTATAAAGGTGCCGATTATATTTTTTACCTGCCCGTTGATACTCCGCAACGTGCAAAACAGTTTGTATTGCTGCTGCAGCCGCAGCTTGCACTGTTTATAAAATATGAATACTGGTTTAATATTCTCTATCAATTGAGTGCTCAAAAAATTCCGCTTTTGCTGGTATCAGGAGTTTTCAGGAAAGAGCATTTTTTTTTCAAATGGTATGGGAGACCTTTTAGAGAGATTTTATCCTGTTTTAATAAAATATTTGTGCAGGATGAAAATTCATTTTTACTGTTAAATGAGTTTGGAATAGCCAACGCGGAGATCTCGGGTGACACCCGGCTGGATAGGGTGTGGAAGATTGCCGAAAGCCCGGTTCGAATTCCAATGATTGAAAAATTTAAAGGTCACGAAAAAGTATTTGTTGCCGGCAGCACATGGGAGGAGGATGAAACGATACTATTTCCTCTTATTGGCAATGATGAATTCTGGAAATGGATAATAGCGCCTCACGAAATTAATTACCATCATCTGCGTGAACTGAAAAACAGATGGGGAGAAAAAGTCATTTTCTTTTCAGAGGCAACCGATGAAAATATTAATCACAAGGATTTTCTCATAGTTGACAAGATCGGTCTTCTTTCTTCTGTCTATCAGTATGCCAATCTAGCTTACGTAGGCGGAGGATTTGGAAAAGGAATCCATAATATTTTAGAAGCTGCCGTTTATGGTATTCCTGTTTTGTTCGGACCTCAATACCATAAATTTACCGAGGCAAAAGAATTACTACTGCAAGGTGAAGTGCGATCTGTACAAAATGACATGGAAATGAACAATGCATTCACTTATTATAAACAGGAAAAAAATGCAATTAAAGCTATTTCCAATAAAAATTATATAGCTGCAAACAAGGGGGCAACTACTAAAATTATGAACTATATCAGTCAGTTAGAGACCTATAAAAAATACAAAGCGCAAATACCCCTAATTTAA
- a CDS encoding DegT/DnrJ/EryC1/StrS family aminotransferase, producing the protein MRNIEMVDLKVQYRNIKEEMDRSIREVIDSAGFINGKAVQAFSKDLAGYLGVKHVIPCANGTDALQVAMMALDLHSGDEVICPSFTYFATVEVIALLKLTPVFIDVNRETFTIEANEVEKAISSKTKAIIPVHLYGQSADMQPLLSLGKKYSIPIIEDNAQGIGGDYIFPDGTRKKTGTIAEIGSTSFFPSKNLGCYGDGGALITNDDLLAEKLRMIANHGQKDRYYHEVIGINSRLDTIQAAVLQVKLPHLDEYILARRKAASFYDQAFANHNSIRVPYRAPYAYHVFHQYTLIVETDRDKLIKHLQEKQIPAMIYYPVACHQQKAFEGKGRIVGDLKNTYWLSERVISLPMHTELDEEQLEYITNGVLEFFQ; encoded by the coding sequence ATGCGTAACATTGAAATGGTTGACCTTAAGGTTCAATACCGGAACATTAAAGAGGAGATGGACCGATCTATCCGGGAGGTAATTGATTCTGCAGGGTTTATTAATGGTAAAGCAGTTCAAGCATTTTCAAAGGATCTGGCCGGTTATCTTGGTGTAAAACATGTTATACCCTGCGCTAATGGTACTGATGCCCTGCAAGTGGCCATGATGGCATTGGATCTGCATTCCGGTGACGAAGTAATTTGCCCGTCTTTTACCTATTTTGCTACTGTAGAGGTAATAGCCCTTTTAAAATTAACGCCTGTTTTTATTGATGTAAATCGGGAAACGTTCACGATTGAGGCCAATGAGGTTGAAAAGGCCATTTCATCTAAAACAAAAGCAATTATTCCAGTCCATTTGTATGGCCAATCGGCTGATATGCAGCCATTGCTTTCGCTGGGAAAGAAGTATTCAATTCCAATTATAGAAGATAACGCTCAGGGTATTGGAGGAGATTATATTTTCCCGGACGGCACAAGAAAAAAAACAGGCACTATTGCCGAAATAGGCAGTACTTCTTTTTTCCCCTCAAAAAATTTAGGATGTTATGGCGATGGCGGCGCACTCATTACAAATGATGATCTGTTAGCAGAAAAATTGAGAATGATTGCAAATCATGGTCAGAAAGACCGGTATTATCATGAAGTTATAGGTATAAATTCACGATTAGATACCATTCAGGCTGCGGTGCTGCAGGTAAAGCTCCCTCATTTGGATGAATATATTCTTGCAAGAAGAAAGGCTGCCAGCTTTTATGACCAGGCTTTTGCTAACCATAATTCCATTAGAGTGCCCTACAGGGCACCATATGCTTACCATGTGTTTCATCAATACACTTTAATAGTAGAAACAGATCGCGATAAATTGATAAAGCACTTACAGGAAAAACAAATTCCGGCAATGATCTATTATCCGGTTGCCTGTCACCAACAGAAAGCATTCGAAGGAAAAGGAAGGATAGTTGGTGACCTCAAAAATACCTATTGGCTCAGTGAAAGAGTGATCTCACTTCCTATGCATACAGAATTGGATGAAGAGCAATTAGAGTACATTACAAATGGTGTGTTGGAATTTTTTCAATAA
- a CDS encoding UDP-glucose/GDP-mannose dehydrogenase family protein → MNISVIGTGYVGLVTGTCFAEMGNDVICVDIDESKINALRKGKMTIFEPDLDILFERNLKQGRLQFTTELSEAVESAKVIFLALPTPEGEDGSADLSYILKAAQDIGKLITEYKVIVDKSTVPVGTAEKVSDMVGQFAQADFDIVSNPEFLREGIAVEDFMKPDRVVVGTSSERARKLMELLYEPFVRQGNPILFMDERSAEMTKYAANSYLAARISFMNEIANLCELLGADVDMVRKGVGSDARIGKRFLFPGIGYGGSCFPKDVKALAKTGKNMGYEMKILNSVMSVNEKQRVILVKKMEDFFGKEIKGKRIAVWGISFKPNTDDIREAPSLYILRELIKRGCIISVYDPEACNNLRKEMGDQVEYCTDIYSPLKDSNALLILTEWSVFRTPDFEKIASLMADKVIFDGRNLYNLDQITDYGFYYNSIGRNTIIPEKTKSGHEQAARQQV, encoded by the coding sequence ATGAATATTTCTGTCATCGGAACCGGATATGTTGGCCTCGTCACAGGTACTTGCTTTGCGGAAATGGGTAACGACGTGATCTGCGTAGACATTGACGAATCAAAAATTAATGCACTGAGGAAAGGCAAAATGACCATTTTCGAACCTGATCTCGATATTTTGTTCGAAAGAAATCTGAAGCAGGGTCGCCTTCAATTTACAACGGAATTATCTGAAGCGGTAGAAAGTGCAAAGGTGATATTTTTGGCATTACCAACGCCTGAAGGAGAAGACGGAAGCGCTGACCTTAGCTACATCCTTAAGGCTGCTCAGGATATCGGGAAGCTTATTACAGAATATAAAGTAATTGTCGATAAAAGTACTGTACCTGTGGGCACAGCAGAAAAAGTGAGTGATATGGTTGGGCAATTCGCGCAGGCTGATTTCGATATTGTTTCTAATCCCGAATTTCTCAGGGAAGGAATTGCAGTGGAGGATTTCATGAAACCCGACCGGGTAGTAGTAGGCACTTCTTCTGAAAGAGCCAGGAAACTTATGGAACTGCTGTATGAACCTTTTGTAAGGCAAGGTAATCCCATCCTTTTTATGGATGAGCGCTCCGCGGAAATGACTAAATATGCAGCGAACTCTTACTTAGCAGCCCGCATCTCCTTCATGAATGAAATAGCCAACCTTTGTGAATTGCTTGGTGCCGATGTAGATATGGTAAGAAAAGGTGTTGGTAGTGATGCACGAATTGGAAAAAGGTTTTTATTTCCCGGAATAGGGTATGGCGGAAGCTGCTTTCCTAAAGATGTTAAAGCCTTGGCTAAAACAGGCAAAAATATGGGTTATGAGATGAAAATATTAAATTCTGTAATGAGTGTAAATGAAAAGCAGCGGGTAATTTTGGTTAAGAAAATGGAGGATTTTTTTGGCAAAGAAATAAAAGGAAAAAGGATTGCAGTATGGGGAATTTCTTTTAAACCGAATACAGATGATATCAGGGAAGCCCCGTCTCTTTATATACTTAGGGAACTCATAAAGCGCGGATGCATAATTTCCGTATACGATCCCGAAGCATGTAATAATCTTCGAAAGGAGATGGGTGATCAAGTAGAATATTGTACGGACATTTATTCTCCACTAAAAGATTCAAATGCTTTATTAATACTTACAGAATGGAGTGTTTTTCGTACGCCGGATTTTGAAAAGATTGCATCACTTATGGCTGATAAAGTGATTTTTGACGGTCGTAACCTTTACAATTTAGATCAGATTACTGATTACGGCTTTTATTATAATAGTATCGGCCGTAATACCATCATTCCTGAAAAGACTAAATCCGGTCATGAACAGGCGGCCAGGCAACAGGTCTGA
- a CDS encoding sulfatase-like hydrolase/transferase: MQKKIYLSFISLTLFYAVRAQQMKYQALPRPNILIIVIDDASPTLSPPDVPSYVKLPAFDSIRINGVTIHSAFCVYPLCNPARSSYLTSLYPHSNGAIDNSHKLNPKYRLFTQALDDAGYHVQVCGKLTNTMYQYQPWAENKRWMCLQRIDYTNPTMFFSNGTSKVITGNTITIIGDTTNNWLSTIDTPFCFWEGVIVPHSPTEPLPSTKKKYNDKYIPLENYTSFTNDYPSFTYADPAKYYTLNDSNKVQKKREHNLECFVDIDASFTKQFNTLKSRGLLDNTFIIIIDDNGYLNGEHLLLGKEKPYKEALNTPCYIQYKPWFAPGSENDSTMFTSIDVGPTILDVARVHDAEFTAQQTGNSLRTLIQQGKKDSMFYYEDIRSAQISNSGSESPSFRGVRSFSYNYVKYNCTTLTEQLFDLQNDPDENTNVINKPSYALVVNRYRFLFDSLANATHDTLSSDNLFLPCKLISDVPPVRNSPEVVNSSDTFQFKITPNPADAYALLKVGVLNPLKNYINIEVTNNLGLIIYSRKIKFTGILETLLDVKNYANGLYVVTVTIDKETRAKSFLIDHD; the protein is encoded by the coding sequence ATGCAAAAAAAAATTTACCTAAGCTTTATCAGCCTGACACTATTTTACGCAGTTAGAGCGCAGCAAATGAAATATCAAGCCCTTCCGCGGCCTAACATTTTAATAATAGTAATAGATGATGCATCCCCAACGCTTTCCCCGCCTGATGTGCCATCTTATGTTAAGCTTCCGGCCTTTGACTCCATACGGATTAATGGAGTTACGATTCATTCTGCTTTTTGTGTCTATCCGTTATGCAATCCGGCACGCTCCAGCTACCTTACATCTCTCTATCCGCACAGCAACGGCGCTATTGATAATTCACACAAACTAAATCCTAAATACCGGTTATTTACACAGGCGCTTGATGATGCGGGTTATCACGTACAGGTATGCGGAAAACTAACTAATACGATGTATCAGTATCAGCCCTGGGCTGAAAATAAGCGATGGATGTGCCTACAAAGGATTGACTACACCAACCCCACGATGTTTTTCAGTAATGGAACCAGTAAAGTGATCACTGGAAATACTATTACCATTATAGGCGATACGACCAATAATTGGCTATCCACCATTGATACTCCTTTTTGTTTCTGGGAAGGAGTAATCGTTCCTCATTCTCCAACCGAACCTTTGCCCTCCACTAAAAAAAAGTATAATGATAAATACATTCCTTTAGAAAATTATACGTCATTCACGAATGATTATCCATCGTTTACATATGCTGATCCTGCTAAATATTATACACTGAACGATTCAAATAAGGTGCAGAAAAAAAGAGAACACAATTTAGAATGCTTTGTAGATATTGATGCATCCTTTACAAAACAGTTTAACACGCTTAAATCGCGCGGGCTTCTCGATAATACCTTTATTATTATTATTGACGATAATGGTTACCTAAACGGTGAACATCTTTTACTTGGTAAAGAAAAACCTTACAAGGAAGCTTTAAATACGCCATGCTACATACAGTATAAGCCGTGGTTTGCTCCCGGCTCTGAAAATGACTCTACCATGTTTACCAGTATAGATGTGGGGCCGACCATTTTGGATGTAGCCCGTGTACATGATGCAGAATTTACAGCGCAGCAAACAGGAAATTCCCTACGTACCCTTATTCAGCAGGGAAAAAAAGATTCTATGTTTTATTATGAGGATATCCGAAGCGCACAGATTAGTAATTCTGGTTCTGAATCCCCGTCCTTCCGGGGAGTACGTTCTTTCTCCTATAATTACGTTAAATACAATTGTACTACGCTTACAGAACAGCTTTTTGACCTGCAAAACGACCCGGATGAAAATACCAATGTTATAAATAAGCCCTCGTATGCATTGGTAGTGAACCGCTACCGGTTTCTTTTTGATAGCCTTGCAAATGCAACCCATGATACCTTATCATCAGATAATCTTTTTCTTCCTTGTAAATTAATTTCTGATGTTCCTCCTGTTCGCAATAGTCCGGAAGTGGTTAACTCCTCTGACACATTTCAATTTAAAATAACTCCAAATCCGGCAGATGCATATGCTTTGCTTAAAGTAGGAGTTCTCAATCCTTTAAAAAACTACATAAATATCGAGGTCACAAACAACCTCGGCTTAATTATTTACTCCAGAAAAATAAAATTTACAGGGATACTGGAGACCCTGCTGGATGTTAAAAATTACGCTAATGGCTTATATGTGGTAACAGTGACAATAGATAAAGAAACCAGGGCTAAATCATTTTTGATAGATCACGATTGA
- a CDS encoding SDR family oxidoreductase yields the protein MSGQKRILITGAAGFIGSHLSERFVQEGFSVIGMDNLITGELKNIENLFPLPNFQFYHHDVSKFVHVPGDLHYILHFASPASPVDYLKWPIQTLKVGSLGTHNCLGLALAKKARILVASTSEVYGDPLVHPQTEEYWGNVNPIGPRGVYDEAKRFQEAITMAYHNAHGVDTRIVRIFNTYGPRMRLNDGRVLPNFFYQAITGQDLTIYGDGSQTRSFCYVNDLVEGIYRLLFSDYTQPVNLGNPEEISISQFAEEIIKLTNTKQKVVYEALPKDDPKQRKPDISKAKQLLGWEPKINRREGLQITYEYFKKTLGKMD from the coding sequence ATGTCTGGACAAAAACGCATTCTTATTACTGGCGCTGCCGGCTTTATTGGCTCACATTTAAGTGAAAGGTTTGTACAGGAAGGCTTTAGTGTTATTGGTATGGATAACCTGATTACCGGCGAATTAAAGAATATTGAAAATCTTTTTCCGCTGCCAAACTTTCAGTTTTATCATCATGATGTCTCTAAATTTGTGCATGTCCCGGGGGACTTACATTATATTTTACATTTTGCCTCTCCCGCAAGCCCTGTAGATTATTTGAAATGGCCGATACAAACTTTAAAGGTAGGATCCCTTGGCACGCATAACTGCCTTGGCCTTGCGCTTGCTAAAAAAGCCCGGATATTGGTTGCTTCCACTTCAGAGGTTTATGGCGATCCGCTTGTACATCCTCAAACGGAAGAGTATTGGGGAAATGTGAATCCCATAGGGCCACGAGGAGTATATGATGAGGCAAAAAGATTCCAGGAAGCCATAACTATGGCGTACCATAATGCGCATGGTGTAGATACACGCATTGTGAGAATTTTTAATACTTATGGCCCAAGAATGCGGTTAAATGACGGGCGTGTACTTCCTAACTTTTTCTACCAGGCAATTACCGGCCAGGATTTAACTATCTATGGTGATGGCTCACAAACACGTTCGTTTTGTTATGTAAACGATTTGGTGGAAGGAATATACAGGCTGCTTTTCAGTGATTATACCCAACCGGTTAACCTGGGAAATCCTGAGGAAATCTCAATCAGTCAATTTGCAGAGGAGATTATAAAACTTACTAATACGAAGCAAAAAGTGGTTTATGAGGCTTTACCGAAAGATGACCCTAAGCAACGGAAGCCTGATATTTCCAAAGCGAAACAGTTGCTCGGCTGGGAGCCTAAAATAAATCGCAGGGAAGGATTGCAAATTACCTACGAATACTTCAAAAAAACCTTAGGTAAAATGGATTAG
- a CDS encoding N-acetyltransferase, whose amino-acid sequence MNSKPYFAHPTAIIDEGCNIGSNTKIWHFSHIMPGCIIGSNCNIGQNVVISPGVILGNNVKVQNNVSIYTGVICEDDVFLGPSMVFTNVINPRSAIARKDEYKKTVVKRGVSIGANATIICGITIEDFAFIGAGAVVTKNVKSYALITGNPGRRTGWMSEYGHGLKFDENNRAACPESGQTYLLINEEVKKL is encoded by the coding sequence ATGAATAGTAAGCCATACTTTGCACATCCCACGGCGATAATTGATGAAGGTTGTAATATAGGCAGCAATACTAAAATCTGGCATTTTAGTCATATTATGCCAGGTTGTATTATTGGAAGTAACTGCAACATTGGACAAAATGTAGTTATAAGTCCCGGGGTTATATTAGGAAATAATGTAAAGGTTCAGAATAACGTTTCCATTTATACAGGAGTTATTTGTGAGGATGATGTCTTCCTGGGACCTTCTATGGTTTTTACGAATGTAATTAATCCCAGAAGCGCTATTGCAAGGAAAGATGAATATAAAAAGACAGTGGTTAAAAGAGGGGTAAGCATTGGCGCGAATGCCACTATCATCTGTGGTATTACTATTGAAGATTTTGCATTTATCGGGGCAGGTGCTGTAGTAACAAAAAATGTGAAATCCTATGCATTAATTACTGGCAACCCGGGCAGGCGAACCGGTTGGATGAGTGAGTATGGACACGGCCTGAAATTCGATGAAAATAACAGAGCCGCCTGTCCTGAAAGTGGGCAAACATATTTGCTCATAAATGAAGAAGTAAAAAAATTATAA
- a CDS encoding nucleotide sugar dehydrogenase — translation MYQELINKDFKLAVIGLGYVGLPIALEFAKRISVIGFDINEKRVEMMRKSIDPSSELKKEDFLGCDIEFTTDKEILRQAKFFIVAVPTPVDDHNVPDLKPLINSSQSIGSILKKGDYIVYESTTYPGCTEEDCLPILEERSGLKLNRDFKLGYSPERINPGDKDHTITNILKVVSACDLESLDEIAKVYSIVVKAGIYKAVSIKVAEAAKIIENTQRDVNIALMNELSRIFQRLGINTYDVLEAAATKWNFLKFNPGLVGGHCISVDPYYLTYKAQALGYEPEVITSGRRINDDMGPYIARRTVQLLTQAGKDPGKSKVLVMGATFKENVTDIRNSKVVDLVNELKQFSVNVEVTDPYASSAEVLHEYGFSLVSEIANNYDAVIVAVSHREYREFNEAYFLSITTPNAIVIDVKGILRKKIETLIYWSL, via the coding sequence TTGTATCAGGAGTTGATTAACAAGGATTTTAAGCTGGCAGTAATCGGGCTCGGTTATGTGGGACTACCTATTGCGCTTGAATTCGCAAAAAGAATTTCAGTAATTGGCTTTGATATAAATGAAAAGCGGGTGGAGATGATGCGTAAAAGCATTGATCCCAGCAGTGAATTAAAAAAGGAAGATTTTCTTGGATGTGATATTGAATTCACAACTGATAAAGAAATACTGCGCCAGGCAAAATTTTTCATAGTCGCTGTTCCTACACCGGTAGATGACCATAATGTTCCGGATTTAAAACCCCTTATTAACTCTTCACAGTCTATTGGAAGCATACTTAAAAAGGGCGACTATATAGTATATGAGTCTACCACTTATCCCGGCTGTACGGAAGAAGACTGTCTTCCCATTCTCGAAGAGAGATCCGGCCTGAAATTGAATCGCGACTTCAAGCTGGGTTACTCCCCTGAACGCATTAATCCGGGTGATAAGGATCACACCATTACCAACATCTTAAAGGTAGTATCCGCATGCGACCTTGAATCTTTGGATGAGATTGCCAAAGTTTACAGCATTGTAGTAAAGGCTGGCATCTATAAAGCTGTCTCAATTAAAGTAGCAGAAGCTGCAAAGATCATTGAAAACACACAGCGTGATGTTAACATTGCACTGATGAACGAATTGTCAAGAATTTTTCAAAGGCTTGGGATTAATACCTATGATGTATTGGAAGCAGCAGCCACCAAATGGAATTTTCTAAAATTTAATCCGGGTCTTGTTGGCGGGCATTGCATTAGCGTAGATCCCTATTATCTTACTTACAAGGCCCAGGCGCTGGGATATGAACCGGAAGTGATCACCAGCGGACGAAGGATTAATGATGATATGGGTCCTTACATTGCCCGCCGTACCGTACAGCTGCTTACACAGGCTGGCAAAGATCCCGGGAAATCGAAGGTGCTGGTGATGGGAGCTACTTTCAAAGAAAATGTTACCGATATCCGAAATTCGAAAGTCGTTGATCTGGTAAATGAATTAAAGCAGTTTAGCGTGAATGTGGAAGTTACTGATCCTTATGCTTCTTCAGCCGAAGTGCTTCACGAATATGGCTTTTCTCTTGTTTCAGAAATTGCGAATAACTATGATGCTGTGATTGTTGCAGTAAGCCATCGAGAATACCGCGAATTTAATGAGGCGTACTTTCTTTCTATCACTACACCTAACGCCATCGTTATAGATGTGAAAGGTATTTTGAGGAAAAAAATTGAAACCCTGATATACTGGTCTCTTTAG
- the rfbB gene encoding dTDP-glucose 4,6-dehydratase has product MEERRKILITGGAGFIGSHVVRLFLRNYPDYQVFNLDKLTYAGNLENLCDLEDTSNYHFIRGDIVDESFVRKLFEEFRFDSVIHLAAESHVDRSIFSPMDFIATNIVGTVNLLNAAKSIWLNPQSSVQNPRFHHVSTDEVFGSLPGEGYFNEETKYDPRSPYSASKASADHLVRAYMHTYGLPIIITNCSNNYGPFQFPEKLIPLAINNIRNNRPVPVYANGENIRDWLFVEDHAEAIDLVFHKAATGSNYNIGGFNEWKNIDLVLLLCRIMDEKLGQPEGTSEKLITFVKDRAGHDLRYAIDATKISEDLGWKPSVTFEEGLRKTVDWYLENELWLNHVTTGEYQKYYQQQYHQR; this is encoded by the coding sequence GTGGAAGAGCGAAGAAAAATTTTAATTACCGGCGGGGCAGGCTTCATCGGTTCCCATGTAGTCAGGCTATTTTTAAGGAATTATCCCGATTACCAGGTTTTCAATCTTGATAAATTAACCTACGCGGGAAATCTTGAAAACCTGTGTGATTTAGAAGATACATCCAATTATCATTTTATCAGGGGTGATATTGTGGATGAAAGTTTTGTTCGTAAATTATTTGAAGAGTTCCGGTTTGATAGTGTAATTCACCTGGCTGCAGAAAGTCATGTAGATCGTTCTATCTTTTCACCAATGGATTTTATAGCGACCAATATTGTGGGCACGGTAAACCTGCTGAATGCCGCCAAATCGATCTGGCTTAATCCTCAATCATCAGTTCAGAATCCAAGATTTCACCACGTTTCTACAGATGAGGTTTTTGGTTCCTTACCTGGAGAAGGATATTTTAATGAGGAAACCAAATATGATCCCCGTTCCCCCTATTCAGCTTCAAAAGCCAGTGCCGACCACCTGGTTCGTGCTTACATGCATACTTATGGTTTACCCATTATTATTACCAACTGCTCAAATAACTATGGTCCTTTTCAGTTTCCTGAGAAGCTGATACCGCTTGCCATTAATAATATCAGGAATAATAGGCCGGTACCTGTTTATGCAAATGGAGAAAATATTCGTGACTGGCTTTTTGTTGAAGATCATGCTGAAGCAATTGACCTTGTATTCCACAAAGCAGCTACAGGCAGTAATTATAATATCGGCGGCTTTAATGAATGGAAAAATATTGACCTTGTTCTCCTGCTTTGCAGGATTATGGATGAAAAGCTTGGTCAACCCGAAGGTACCAGTGAAAAGCTGATAACATTTGTAAAGGATCGCGCAGGTCATGATTTGAGATATGCTATCGATGCAACAAAAATTTCGGAAGATCTTGGATGGAAACCATCGGTTACATTCGAGGAAGGCTTGCGGAAAACCGTAGACTGGTATCTGGAAAATGAATTATGGCTTAACCACGTAACCACAGGAGAATACCAGAAGTATTATCAGCAACAGTATCACCAGCGGTAA